The region CAATACTTTTTTCGAATATTCTAAAATTGAAGGAATTGAACTGGTGCTCAAACATCTTTCCTACCGAATCAATCATGGTGTTTTTTTAAACGAATCACTTCCGTTGTTTATTGAAAATGAATCCAAAATCGAGCCCGACTTTTTTGAATTTATGAATGATTTAACTGAAGACGTAAAAAAGCAATCAGCCTAAGAAGTTGCCGTCTTTCATCACTAATTTTCTATCGGCCATATCTGCCAATTCGTTATTATGCGTTACAATCACAAAAGTTTGATTGTATGTTTTTCTTAAATTAAAGAAAAGCTGATGCAGTTCTTTAGCTGAATTACTGTCTAGATTTCCGGAGGGTTCATCGGCAAAAACAACTTTTGGCGAATTAATCAATGCACGCGCAACAGCTACGCGTTGTTGTTCGCCACCTGATAATTCAGATGGCTTATGATTTTTGCGCGCGCTTAATCCTAAATAGTCGAGTAATTCTTCTGCTTTTTTTTCAGCTTCTTTTTTAGCGGTTTTAGCAATAAGAGCGGGCATGCAAATATTTTCGATGGCTGTAAATTCAGGTAACAAATGATGAAATTGAAAAACAAAACCAATGTGTTTGTTTCTGAATGCCGCAAGTTTGCTGTCGTTTAAACTGTAAACATCAATGCCTCCAATATTTAATGTGCCTGATGTGGGACGATCAAGAGTTCCTAAAATAGTTAGCAAGGTGGTTTTACCTGCACCCGACGAACCTACAATGGAAACAACTTCACCTTCGTTAATGTCAACATTCACACCTTTTAAAATCTCCAGTTGTCCGTATGTTTTATGTATGTCGCGTGCTTTTATCATCTCTACAAAAGTAAGTAACAAAACAATGTAATCAATAAAATTCCTAAAACATCCAGCACTATTCCTACTTTGAACATATCTTTTATTTCTATGCGTTTCGTTCCAAATACAATTGTATTTGCTGCCGTTGCAACAGGTAACATAAATCCTAAAGAGGCAGCAAAAGTGGCCGGAATCATGAGCATTAAGGGAGGTAAATCCAGATTTTTCTGTAATGCAATCATCACCGGTATGGCTAATTGAATACTGGCAATGTTAGAAGCAAATTCACTGATTAACGTAACAATGCCGCATATTCCCAGAATAACTAAAACAGGATTAACACCTTTTAATACAGCCAATGAACCGGCGAGCCATTCGCTTAATCCGGACACTTCAAATCCGTAAGCTAAAGCAAATCCACTGCCAAACATCAGAATAATGTCGTAACGGATTTTTTTAGCGTCATTCCATGTTAATAAGGCTTCATTCGGACTTTTCTTCGATGGAATTAAGAATAATAATAAAGCGGCAACGACAGCAACTAATGAATCATCAATAAATTTCGGAACCTGAAATAAATTAGCCCAGCCTTTATATTTAAATGTGCCAAAATCAACATCCGCACGTGTAAACCATAATACAGCGCAAGTAATGAAAATGATAAAAACCCAGCGCTCTTCATAACTTGTTTTTCCGAGATTGGTGTAATTCGTTTTAAAAAAACTCTTGCTTAAATTTATTTCAAGTCCTTTTCTGAAATAATATTTCGATAGTACAAAGAACGTAACGATTAAGAAAGTAAAGGATAAAGGAAAGCCGATTGAAGCCCACTTTAAAAAATTAAGTTGCGTGTCATCAGGATAAGCTTCTTTAAAGGCTTTAAAGAAATACATATTCGGTGGAGTCCCAACCGGTGTTGCCAATCCGCCAATAGTTGCAGAGAAGGCAAGTCCTAATAATAATGCGGCAGCAAATTTATTTCTGTTTTTGGTTCCTTCAATAAATTGCTCGGTTTCCAATATCAATGCCAGAACCGCACTAAATAACATCATGCAAGTAGCGGTATTGCTAATCCAATTACTGATAAGATAAGAGCTTATCATGATACCAAATAAAATGTTGGTAGGCTTTGTACCAACTACAGATAATATTTTAATGGCAATGCGTTTATGTAAATCCCATTTCTCTATGGCAAAAGCGAGCATAAATCCACCTAAGAATAAAAATATAATACTGTCGGTATATTGTTGAGCTACACTTTTTGCATCACCCAATCCAAAAACAGGAAGAAGTATCATCGGTAAGAGAGCGGTAACAGCTAAATCAACGGCTTCGGTAAACCACCAAGTGGCCATCCAAACCGCAATTCCTGCCATGTATGTTACCTTAGGGGAGCCGGGTTGTAAATCAAAAAACAGCCAAATAAGAGAGGCAAGCATGGGCCCCGCAAATATTGGTATATATTTTTTGAAAAGATTTGGCATTAATACAAATGTAACATTTTACATTTGTACTATGCGTATAGTATTTATGGGTACTCCCGAATTCGCGGTACCTTGTTTGGATATATTAATTAGAAATAATTACAATGTGGTGGCTGTGGTTACGGTGCCGGATAAACCTGCAGGGCGCGGACAACAACTTAGTGAGAGTGCGGTAAAGGTATACGCTAAGGAAAAAGGAATTAAAATTTTACAACCGCTTAAACTAAAAGATCCTGCTTTTATTGCAGAGTTAAAGGAACTAAAGCCCGATTTACAAATTGTTGTAGCTTTTAGAATGTTGCCGGAAGAGGTTTGGAATATGCCTCCTTTGGGAACGTATAATTTACACGCATCTTTATTGCCAAAGTACAGAGGTGCTGCTCCAATAAATTGGGCTGTTATTAATGGAGAGAGCGAGAGCGGAGTCACCACATTTAAATTAAAGCATGAAATTGATACAGGAAATGTTTTGTTTCAGGAGAAGGTGCCATTATCCGACACTACAACAGCCGGTGAATTGCACGATACGTTAATGAAAGTGGGGAGCGAGTTGATTTTAAAAAGTGTAAAAGCGATTGAGAGTGGAAACTATGAATTAAAGCCACAAAATGATGCTGTTGCCATACATGCGCCGAAAATTTTTAAAGACACTTGCAAAATCGACTGGACAAAAGAAGTGAAGTCGGTGTACAATTTAATTCGGGGGTTATCACCATATCCGGCCGCTTACACGGAATTTACGGATAGTAAAGGCACACTCACTTCTTTTAAATTATTTAAAACAACTGTAGAGGAGGGGGCAGTAAAAGAAACTAACGGTTCGCTGCTAACCGACAATAAAACATTTATTAAAATTGCCTCTAAGGGAGGTTATATAAATGTGAAGGAATTACAACTGCAAGGAAAAAAAAGGATGAGTACCGAGGAATTTTTGCGTGGGTATAAATTTCCTGAAAACACATTGTGTAAGTAAGCATCTGCGTTTTTGCTTTACAAATTTCATTTCTTGTTTTGTTAAAAAAGGAATCTTCTGTATCCCGCGCTATCAGAGCGTTTCAGGCGCTTGAATTATGAACAAAGACTTGATTTTTCAACAAAAACCCTTGTTTCTAATCTTTGTCACTTGATAAAAAGACTTCATCTTATAAATTTGTTAGAGCAAAAACATTTATTGTTAAACCCATTAAAAAAATTAAAATGAACAAAGCAGAATTAATTGATGCAATTGCAGCCAGTGCAAAATTATCAAAAGCAGATGCAGGTCGCGCATTAGATGCAACTATCGATTCAATCAACAAAGCCTTAAAAAAAGGTGATCGTATTGGTTTAGTTGGTTTCGGATCTTTTTCAGTAGCAAAACGCGCTGCACGTACAGGTCGTAATCCTCAAACCGGAAAAGAAATTAAGATTGCCGCTAAGAAGGTGGTGAAATTTAAAGCAGGTGCTGAATTAGCTGGTAACGTAAACAAAAAATAAGTTTAGTTTACAGAAAATAAAAAACCGAGATGTTAGTCTCGGTTTTTTTATTTTATGCGATAAATATAATTATCTGTCATCCTCATCCATGTTATCAGAGAAGCCATAATCATCATCTCCTCCTTCTTCATTAAACTCATCTTCGCCTTCCTCGTCCTCAGTTTTTTCTTCACCTTCTTCGCCTTCCAAACTTTCTAAATCGTCTTCTTCAATACCTTCCGTATTTAAGGCTTTGTAAATTTCATTTTCTTCCACATCATCCTCTTCTTCTTTGGCTTTCTTTTTACCACCACCTAAAATCGCTGCTAATAATGCATCTTCTCCAGTAGGCTCTTCTTTAATAAGGGCTTGCTTGTATTGTTTAGGTTCTTTTCCAACCGATTTTACGCAAATAGGATATTTTGTTTTTGGATTTTCAACATCAATTTTCATCAACTCGATCAAAAAACTCCATTGTACTTCCGGGTCAAAAATGTAGACAAATCGTTGATGCGGTTGCTCAATGAATTTTGCAATTTTGGTTTCCGACATCAGTTTTTTAGGATCCACTTTTTTGCGAATTTCTTCCGCATCAAGTTTTAAATCTTCTTTACGCAAAGTAATTTCCTGACCTTTTCGCCAGAAATCATCACTCACGAAAAATGAAGCCGCGTGTTTTTTATCAAACTTTATGGCATCCTGAATGGCATTGTGGAAGTCTTCAAATGTTTGCCCAGATTTAATTTCAATATCGCGGTACACGTCGTCGTTATCTTCGTATACAACTTTGAATTTATAAACAGCCATGTGGAAATTATTTGTTGGATTTATAAATCTCCGATTTCATAATACCAAGTCGGTTAAAGAAATGAACGAAAGATGTTCCGAGTACACCCATTCCGTATTTCATACTACGACTGAAATTAATGGAGCTGGCTTCCGGAAAATACTTAGTAGGACAGGTCACTTCTGCAATATCAAATCCGGCATAAAAAATCTGAGAAATCATTTGATTATCGAACACGAAATCATCCGAATTGGCATGGTAATTTATGGTAACCAATACTTCTTTAGAAAAGGCACGGTAACCTGTATGGTATTCTGATAATTTCTGATTAATTAATACGTTTTGACTGAAGGTTAAGAAACGGTTAAAGATGTATTTGTACATTGGCATACCGCCTTTTAATGCGCCTTTACCTAAAATACGGGAACCAAACGCAACAGGGTACAAATCGTTTGCAATCAGATACGTTAAACTCTGAATTAATTTTGGGGTATATTGGTAATCGGGATGTAACATCACCACAATATCAGCTCCTAAACTCAAAGCTTTATCATAGCAAGTTTTTTGATTACCGCCATAACCTTTGTTTTTCTCATGGGAAATAACGTGTTTAATACCGATTTGACGCGCTACTTCTACAGTGTTATCCTTACTGCAATCATCTACCAACACCACATCGTCAACAATGTCAAATGGTATTTCGTTATAAGTACGTTCAAGGGTTAAAGCTGCGTTATACGCAGGCAATACCACCACTAATTTCTTGTTATTAATCATAATATTTAAACAAAAATAACAATTTTGATTGATAAAAAGGGTATGTAAATTTTTAATTATCCTGTATCTTTAAGGCTTATAAGTGCCCCTAAAGAAATTACATACCCTGCTCATAAAGTCGTTTTTACCGCCTTTTGTAATTACCCTGTTTGTCAGCGTGTTTTTGTTTTTCCTTGTGCAAATTGTAATTACTTATCTCGACGATTTAATAGGTAAAGGCCTTTCTTTCTGGACGCTCACCCAGCTTTTTACTTATGCTTGGATAGCCATCATTCCGCAGTGTATTCCGCTTGCTGTTTTATTAGCATCCATTATGACATTTGGAAGTTTAGCTGAGAATTATGAATTAGCAGCTTTGAAATCAGCCGGATTGTCTTTATTCAAAATAATTAAACCGGTTTTTTATACTGTGGTTATTTTAGCGGCGCTCACTTTTGTGTTTAATAACTACATTTTACCCGTCGTTACCTGGAAATCACAATCACTTTTATGGGATATTCGTCAGGCAAAACCAGCCATGAACATAAAGGAAGGAATTTTTTATAACAAGATTGAGGATTATAGTCTGCGTGTCGGGAAAAAGGGAAAGGATGGAAATAGTATTCAGGATGTTTTGATTTACGATCACACAGCAGGTATTGGAAATAATGTTCAATTGTATGCGGATAGCGGTTACATGAATATGAGTGCCGATACGAATTATTTAATCATAAAATTATTTAAAGGCAACCGTTACGAGGAAATTGAAAATAGGGAAGTGAGCAAGAAGGCAAAGCAATTCTCGCAACTTAATTTTAAAGAATTGGAAGTAAATATTGAGCTTACCGATTTTAAATTAAAACGTACCGATGAAAATTTATTTAAGCATCATTATGAAATGATGAATATTTGGCAAATTGATAACGAACTGGATACTATCAGAACTCAACTGGAAAGAAAGCGTACAAATTTAAATACGCAGGCAAAAAACTCTTTCTACTATCGCACATCTAATTTTATTAAGAAGCCTGTAGAAAAACCGGTAAACATTCGCAAATTTTATGGCAGTTTGAGTGCACCTGATTACAATCGCGCCATAGAGAACGCTTTAAATCTTGCACGTAATTCGAGCGGATTTATTGATTCACTGAATGATGGAAGCAGAGATGATTTGTACCGTGAAGCGCAATTCGAAATGGGTTGGCACGAAAAAATTAATGTTTGTTTCGCTTGTATCGTTTTGTTTTTTGTGGGCGCACCTCTAGGAGCGATTATTCGTAAAGGAGGAATGGGTCTGCCGGTTGTAATGGCGGTAATTTTCTTTCTTGCTTACTTTATTCTTACTGAAGCTTTCAAAGGATTAACCAGCGAAGGTATCGTGCATGCGTGGTTTGGTATGTGGTTACCACTATTAATATTCCTTCCTTTAGGAGTCTTTTTAACCTATAAAGCCGCTACTGATTCGGCGTTGTTTGATATTGATGTGTATTTACAACCAATTAAAAAATTGTTTAAACGTAAAAGTTCCTGATGCGCGTACTTCAAATCTGTAATAAAGCTCCTTATCCGCCAAATGACGGAAGTTCCATTGCTATTTACAATATGGGAGAGGGATTTATTGCCAATAATGTTGAATTACATGTATTAACCATTAATACAAAAAAGCATTTTAAACCCGACGATCAAATTCCAAGTGATTACAAAGAAAAATCGCATTATCAATCTGTTTATCGCGACGCCAGCGTGACGCCATGGGGCGCATTTGCTAATTTGTTTTCTTCTCAATCATATTTTGTCTCACGTTTTTATTTCAACGCGTTTGAAAACTCTTTAATAGAAATTTTAAAGAAGAATGTTTTTGATATTATTCAATTAGAAGGTCTCTTTGTTGCTACCTATATTTCGGTTATAAAAAAATACTCAAAAGCAAAAATTGTTTTACGTGCGCATAATGTGGAGTTTTTAATTTGGGAAAGACATTTGCTGCATGAAAAATCTGCACTAAAAAAGTGGTATTTGTCTTTACAAACCTCACGTTTAAAAAAGTTTGAACTCGAAGTGTTGCCGCAATTGGATGCTATTGTAACAATTACGGATATCGATAAAGATTTTTTTCTTGAACTTGGATTTAAGAAACCAATTTATACCTGCATTACAGGTGTAAACGTAAACTCATATAAGGAGAAAAAGTCAAACAATAAAAAACCAAAGACTATTTTTCATTTTGCTTCTATGGATTGGATGCCAAATATGGAAGCGGTGGAATGGTTTCTTGAGAATTGCTGGGAGAAGGTACATAAAACTGTGCCTGAAGCTAAATTAGTTTTGGCAGGAAGAGATATGCCGGAAAAATTCAGAAAATTGAATTTGCCCAATGTGATGGTGATTGAAAAGGTTGCAGACTCAAAAACATTTTACAATGAGCATGAAATCATGTTAGTGCCATTGTTGTCGGGTAGCGGATTAAGAATAAAAATAATTGAAGGTATGGCCTACGGAAAGCCAATTGTTTCCACTGCTATTGGTGCCGAAGGAATAAAGTATACTCACGGAAAAAATATTCTCATTGCAAATTCACCTTCCGAATTTTCAGAGGCTGTTATTGGGTTATTACAAAACGATGAGAAAAGAAAGCTTCTTGAAAATGAAGCGCAATTGCTGGCCGAGCAACAATTCGATAATAAGAAAGTAGTGGAGGGCTTGGTTCAGTTCTATAATTCGGAATTAAATGCATAGTGTTTGGCTCGTCATATTTGTTCTCTCTGTGTATTTAATTTTACACACTTATGCTATTTATCCATTATGGCTATTGATTTTTTCTAAAAGAGAGAGTAACGAGAAACAGTTGTTTAAGTTGGATGAAGAGTTGCCTGAGGTGGCTATTTTAATGGCAGCTTATAACGAAGAGAAAGTGATAGGAGATAAAATTGCATCTGTTTTCAAAACAAGTTATCCCTTACAGAAAATTCATTTCTATATTGGTTCTGATGCGTCTACTGATAAAACAGATGAAATTATCCAGGAATGGCAAAGGAAATATCCTCAAATTAATTTAATACGTTTTGGCGGAAGAACAGGAAAGTCGGGTATTATCAACGATTTATCAGATAAAGCGACGCAGGAAATTTTCATCCTAACAGATGCGAATGTTATTTTTAAAGAGGATACTATTTTCAATTTGATTCGTCATTTTAAAAATGAAAGTGTGGCGCAGGTGGCGGCTAATATTATTAAGGTGTCGCCCAATAATAAAGGTATCGCGTCACAAGAGAAATCGTACATAGCCATCGAGAATAAAATAAAGCATCAGGAAAGTTTGCGTTGGAATGTGGTGATGGGAGCAGAGGGCGGTTGTTATGCGATTCGTAAAGTAAGTTTTTCAAAAGTGCCACCTAAATTTTTCATGGATGACTTTTACATCACCATGAATGTAATTGAGCAAGGGAAACAAATTGTTTTTGATAAGGAAGCTGTTTGTAATGAAGATGTACCAACTAAATCAGCGGAAGAATTTAAAAGAAAGGTAAGAATCTCAATAGGCAATTTCCAAAATCTAATGCGATATAAATCTTTACTGCTTAGTTTTAACGGCATTTCCTTCGCGTTTTGGTCGCATAAAGTATTACGCTGGTTAACGCCGTTTTTACTCATCACAGCTTTTGTCAGCACTTATTTTCTGATGTTTCACGATGCTTATTTTAAAATTTTATTCCTCTTACAATTATTCGGATTCGTAACACCGGTTCTGGATTGGTTATTGCGGATCAATATTCCTCTCATGCGGTTTGTCAGCCATTTTTATCTTATGAATCTTGCCCTGTTACGTGGCTTTATCATATATATGAAGGGTGTTGAAAGTAATGTGTGGCAACCTACAAAACGTGAAGTGAATTGAGAGTATTCGTAAACATATTATTTTTCTTCGTCTTAATTTGCAGTTCTGCTTTGGCCCAGCAAAAGAAAAGCACGAAGCCTGCACCTGATAAGGCGAAACAAATCGAAATTCGCCATGCCGGAGTGTTTCGATACGATAAAGGAATTAGCGCAAAGCGATTAATCGGGAATGTTATTTGTGCACATGAGGGCGCCGTGATGAATTGCGATAGCGCTTACTTATACGATTCCAACAAACTCGAAGCATTTGGTCATATCTCCATTATCAAGGGCGACAGTATTTTTGTGTATGGTGATAAGCTGTATTATGATGGCGCCAGTAAATTGGCAACACTGGAGGGAAATGTGCGTTGCATTGAAAAAGACATGACGCTTACAACCCCGATCCTCACTTTTGATGTGAAGAATTCTATCGCGAACTATTATAACGGAGGTACTTTAGTGAATAAGGATAATACTTTGGTAAGTAAAAACGGACATTATTATTCGTCTTCAAAAACCGTGGCTTTTAAATACGATGTAGAACTTACAAATCCCGAGTACAAAATGAAGGGAGATACTCTGCTTTATAATACATCGAATAAGACTTCTTATTTTTTAGGTCCGAGTATTATTATTAGTAAGGATGATTATATCTATTGTGAGAACGGTTGGTATGATACGGAAAATGAAAAATCACAATTCAGTAAAAACGCGTTGTTGGTTACCAAGGAACAAAAGCTAACCGGTGATAGTTTAACCTACGATCGTAAATTGGGAATCGGTCGCGCGTTTAAAAACATTAAACTTATCGATACAACAAACAAATCCGTGCTTTATGGCGATTACGCCGAATATCATGAAAAGGCTTCAAAGGCTTTAGTGACTAAGCGCGCTATGTACGTGCGTATGTTTGATAAAGATTCTTTGTATTTAACGGCTGATACTTTATTTCATCAGGATATTGATTCGGTTAATAATTTGATTAAAGCTTACCATAAGGTGAAGTTTTACAAAAATGATTTGCAAGGAGTTTGCGACTCTTTAGCATACAGCACGGTAGATTCATTGATGCATATGTTTTATATGCCAATTGTGTGGGCGCAAAAAGGACAAGCCACGGCGAAGTTTATCGATGTCTGTGTTGGCAAGAACGGTATTCATAGTTTCTCTCTTACAACGAATGGTTTTGTGGTGCAGCAAGCTGATTCTTTAATCAATAATGCATATAATCAAATAACAGGAAAGAACATTGTCGGGTATTTTAAAGACGATAGTATCCGAAAAATTACAGTGAAGGGTAACGCGCAGATTTTATATTATCCTAAAAATAAAACCAAACTGGTAGGTTTAAATAAATCACTATGCAGTGATATTGTTGTTTGGTTTAAGGAAGGCGATTTTGATAAGGTATCATTTATAAAAAAGCCGGAAAGTGTGACTACTCCAATGAAAGATGTGAATATCGATGAGGCGCGTTTAAAAGGTTTCAACTGGTTCGAATCAAGAAGACCTCTCTCAAAATTTAGTCTGGTTCCCGATTTTAAGAATTAATGCAATGAATAGAATAGCTTTAGCATTAATCACCTTTTTGCTTTTTTCTGTATTTTGTTTTTCTCAGGTTATTAATATTGAATCCAAACGTTTTCATAACGATTCTTCACAATGGGTTGGAAAGATTGATGGTAATTTCAGTGCGGTGAAAAATATTCAGGAGGTTATTACTTTCGGTTTGAACATTCATACCCAATATCAGAAGGGAAAGTCAAGAGTTTTGGCGATTGGGGATTTAGCTTTTATTAAAGCGGGTAATACCGACTTCATGAACTCAGGCTATCAGCATTTGCGTTACAATTACAAGCTTAATAAATGGCTTACCTGGGAGGCATTTGTTCAAGCGCAATATAACAGAGTATTGTTACTTGATAGAAGATATCTTGGCGGAACAGGTCCGCGTTTTAAATTAGTTAAACGAGAACATTTGCGAATATATACCGCCACCCTCTATATGTACGAATATCAGGCACAGAATAATGATAGTTTGGAAAGATACAGTAACCGATTAAGCGCCTACCTAAGTTTTAATGTTTCGTTTGGAAAGTTTGAATTTACGAGCACCACCTTTTATCAGCCGAACTTTGCCGACTTCAATGATTATCGCATTGCTAATAATTCGATGCTGGAATTAATTCTTACCAAGCATCTCAATTTAAAATCTGAATTGGTTTTGTTGTACGATACGCGACAACCTTTGCGTGTTCCTGATTTGGTTTACACGATTCGGAGCGGAATAAGTTATAAGTTTTAAAACTGACCTGATTCTACCAGTTTAACCGCACGTTCAATCATGATGTCTTCTGTATTAGCATCATATTCTGTCTTCATATTGTTGCCAAATATGCGTGCTACCGCTTGCCACATGACTGCTTCAAATCCACCGCGCATTTCTTTTACTATCTGATAAGTTGTTTTACCTGTTTCGCGGTCGATGAGTTTCATTAAAATTCTGCCCTGATTGATGGATAAATCTTTCAATTCATCTTCAAATTCATTTTTTAAATCTTTCTCGCAAACACGGATGTAAGCTTTCTTCATTCGTTCATTTGGCATCTTCTCCAAAATCACATCATACTCTTTTAATTTAGCTGCAGCGATAATAGCATAAGGATAAACTTTTTTTACGTTATACTTGATGCGAGTCCACTGCTCGTATTGCTTTTTGTTTTTATAAATGTAATCGGTATAAACATAAACAGGGTAGAGGTCAACCACAGGAACAGTATCATTGTCCACCACTTCAGCTCTTAGTGTGTAAGATGTTTTGGCTTGTGGCACACTTATATCTTGTGCAGGACTAAAGCTAAATACGAAAATGAAAGCGGTAAGCAGTGCTGTTGCAGGAGTTTTAAACCTGTAAAATACTTTGGGTAAACGGATATTTAAGTAAGCACTCATTCTATCCTTTTATTACATTATACGCAAAAAGTAACCTAAAGTTACAGTCCGTTTTTTAACGGTTTTGACGCCATTTACTTTTTTTAACAGTGCCGCTTTCAACCGACTGACTTTGTGTTTTTTTGGTGTCAAAAATATAGGAAGAAGCTAAAGCAATAGCCTCATCAAATTCATCAGTATTGTTCACTAAGCACTCCGGCGTGAAATATTTTTTAATAAAGCCGGTATCGAATTTTCCGGACACAAAGGCTTCATGCTTTAATACATAAGTGCAAAAATCCAACGTGGTTTCAACGCCAATAATTTTATAATCGTTAATGGCGCGTAACATTTTGTCAATCGCGTCTTTTCTATCTTTTCCGTGAACCACCAATTTAGCAATCATCGGATCGTAATAAATTGGAATATCCATGCCTTCTTCAAATCCATCATCAACACG is a window of Bacteroidota bacterium DNA encoding:
- a CDS encoding ABC transporter ATP-binding protein, encoding MIKARDIHKTYGQLEILKGVNVDINEGEVVSIVGSSGAGKTTLLTILGTLDRPTSGTLNIGGIDVYSLNDSKLAAFRNKHIGFVFQFHHLLPEFTAIENICMPALIAKTAKKEAEKKAEELLDYLGLSARKNHKPSELSGGEQQRVAVARALINSPKVVFADEPSGNLDSNSAKELHQLFFNLRKTYNQTFVIVTHNNELADMADRKLVMKDGNFLG
- a CDS encoding SLC13/DASS family transporter: MPNLFKKYIPIFAGPMLASLIWLFFDLQPGSPKVTYMAGIAVWMATWWFTEAVDLAVTALLPMILLPVFGLGDAKSVAQQYTDSIIFLFLGGFMLAFAIEKWDLHKRIAIKILSVVGTKPTNILFGIMISSYLISNWISNTATCMMLFSAVLALILETEQFIEGTKNRNKFAAALLLGLAFSATIGGLATPVGTPPNMYFFKAFKEAYPDDTQLNFLKWASIGFPLSFTFLIVTFFVLSKYYFRKGLEINLSKSFFKTNYTNLGKTSYEERWVFIIFITCAVLWFTRADVDFGTFKYKGWANLFQVPKFIDDSLVAVVAALLLFLIPSKKSPNEALLTWNDAKKIRYDIILMFGSGFALAYGFEVSGLSEWLAGSLAVLKGVNPVLVILGICGIVTLISEFASNIASIQLAIPVMIALQKNLDLPPLMLMIPATFAASLGFMLPVATAANTIVFGTKRIEIKDMFKVGIVLDVLGILLITLFCYLLL
- a CDS encoding methionyl-tRNA formyltransferase; this translates as MRIVFMGTPEFAVPCLDILIRNNYNVVAVVTVPDKPAGRGQQLSESAVKVYAKEKGIKILQPLKLKDPAFIAELKELKPDLQIVVAFRMLPEEVWNMPPLGTYNLHASLLPKYRGAAPINWAVINGESESGVTTFKLKHEIDTGNVLFQEKVPLSDTTTAGELHDTLMKVGSELILKSVKAIESGNYELKPQNDAVAIHAPKIFKDTCKIDWTKEVKSVYNLIRGLSPYPAAYTEFTDSKGTLTSFKLFKTTVEEGAVKETNGSLLTDNKTFIKIASKGGYINVKELQLQGKKRMSTEEFLRGYKFPENTLCK
- a CDS encoding HU family DNA-binding protein, which gives rise to MSLDKKTSSYKFVRAKTFIVKPIKKIKMNKAELIDAIAASAKLSKADAGRALDATIDSINKALKKGDRIGLVGFGSFSVAKRAARTGRNPQTGKEIKIAAKKVVKFKAGAELAGNVNKK
- a CDS encoding glycosyltransferase family 2 protein, producing MINNKKLVVVLPAYNAALTLERTYNEIPFDIVDDVVLVDDCSKDNTVEVARQIGIKHVISHEKNKGYGGNQKTCYDKALSLGADIVVMLHPDYQYTPKLIQSLTYLIANDLYPVAFGSRILGKGALKGGMPMYKYIFNRFLTFSQNVLINQKLSEYHTGYRAFSKEVLVTINYHANSDDFVFDNQMISQIFYAGFDIAEVTCPTKYFPEASSINFSRSMKYGMGVLGTSFVHFFNRLGIMKSEIYKSNK
- a CDS encoding LptF/LptG family permease; amino-acid sequence: MPLKKLHTLLIKSFLPPFVITLFVSVFLFFLVQIVITYLDDLIGKGLSFWTLTQLFTYAWIAIIPQCIPLAVLLASIMTFGSLAENYELAALKSAGLSLFKIIKPVFYTVVILAALTFVFNNYILPVVTWKSQSLLWDIRQAKPAMNIKEGIFYNKIEDYSLRVGKKGKDGNSIQDVLIYDHTAGIGNNVQLYADSGYMNMSADTNYLIIKLFKGNRYEEIENREVSKKAKQFSQLNFKELEVNIELTDFKLKRTDENLFKHHYEMMNIWQIDNELDTIRTQLERKRTNLNTQAKNSFYYRTSNFIKKPVEKPVNIRKFYGSLSAPDYNRAIENALNLARNSSGFIDSLNDGSRDDLYREAQFEMGWHEKINVCFACIVLFFVGAPLGAIIRKGGMGLPVVMAVIFFLAYFILTEAFKGLTSEGIVHAWFGMWLPLLIFLPLGVFLTYKAATDSALFDIDVYLQPIKKLFKRKSS
- a CDS encoding glycosyltransferase family 4 protein gives rise to the protein MRVLQICNKAPYPPNDGSSIAIYNMGEGFIANNVELHVLTINTKKHFKPDDQIPSDYKEKSHYQSVYRDASVTPWGAFANLFSSQSYFVSRFYFNAFENSLIEILKKNVFDIIQLEGLFVATYISVIKKYSKAKIVLRAHNVEFLIWERHLLHEKSALKKWYLSLQTSRLKKFELEVLPQLDAIVTITDIDKDFFLELGFKKPIYTCITGVNVNSYKEKKSNNKKPKTIFHFASMDWMPNMEAVEWFLENCWEKVHKTVPEAKLVLAGRDMPEKFRKLNLPNVMVIEKVADSKTFYNEHEIMLVPLLSGSGLRIKIIEGMAYGKPIVSTAIGAEGIKYTHGKNILIANSPSEFSEAVIGLLQNDEKRKLLENEAQLLAEQQFDNKKVVEGLVQFYNSELNA
- a CDS encoding glycosyltransferase — its product is MYLILHTYAIYPLWLLIFSKRESNEKQLFKLDEELPEVAILMAAYNEEKVIGDKIASVFKTSYPLQKIHFYIGSDASTDKTDEIIQEWQRKYPQINLIRFGGRTGKSGIINDLSDKATQEIFILTDANVIFKEDTIFNLIRHFKNESVAQVAANIIKVSPNNKGIASQEKSYIAIENKIKHQESLRWNVVMGAEGGCYAIRKVSFSKVPPKFFMDDFYITMNVIEQGKQIVFDKEAVCNEDVPTKSAEEFKRKVRISIGNFQNLMRYKSLLLSFNGISFAFWSHKVLRWLTPFLLITAFVSTYFLMFHDAYFKILFLLQLFGFVTPVLDWLLRINIPLMRFVSHFYLMNLALLRGFIIYMKGVESNVWQPTKREVN
- a CDS encoding DUF481 domain-containing protein, coding for MNRIALALITFLLFSVFCFSQVINIESKRFHNDSSQWVGKIDGNFSAVKNIQEVITFGLNIHTQYQKGKSRVLAIGDLAFIKAGNTDFMNSGYQHLRYNYKLNKWLTWEAFVQAQYNRVLLLDRRYLGGTGPRFKLVKREHLRIYTATLYMYEYQAQNNDSLERYSNRLSAYLSFNVSFGKFEFTSTTFYQPNFADFNDYRIANNSMLELILTKHLNLKSELVLLYDTRQPLRVPDLVYTIRSGISYKF